The genomic stretch AAGCGTGACTGACTAGATTTTTTCCTGTATTTCAATATTCTACTTCACGCCAAAAGCAATTTTGTAAGATCAATTACTGGTTTTTTATCCACGATTTCGTGTTCTCTATTGATCACGCATCTGACGGCGGTGACTTTCGTCGCTTTGATTTTTTTGCATACCGTTTTACTGTTCAACGATGCGGATAAGCTAGAAATATTCTCTGATATTTTCTAGAATTTTATTCAAATTTGAACTTCGGTTCAATTAAGTAGCCCATTCATGTATTTCATTTTTAAATTTATCGCATTCCTCCCGCTCAGCCTATTGCAGTTATTTGCAGGTTGGATTGCGATCATCTTGTATCAATACAATTCATCGATGAAACGTATTACACAGATTAATATTAAGCTTGCTTATCCAACATTAGCTCCACAAGCACAGCAGCGTTTAATTAAAAATAGCCTAAAAAGCCAATGTAGGACTTATGTTGAATTTGTAAAAATTTGGGGAATGCCCGCTGAATATAATTTAAGTTTATTGGCTAAAATTCATGGTGAACAACACTTTACGGAAGCATTAGCAAATAAAAAAGGCGTCATCGTGGTGGTTTTGCATTATGGCTGTTGGGAATTACTAAACTCATGGTTAAGCGTCTACAGCGAGCCTGTGATTATGTATAAACCAAATAAAATCAAAGGGATCAACCGCTATCTATTAGAGGCACGACAAAAGTTTAAAGCCACTTTAGTTCCAACAGATGAAAGTGGCATTCGGGCGATTTTCAAAACCCTTAAACAAGGTGGCTTAACCGTTATTTTACCCGATCACCTCCCCAAACTCTCCGGTGGAGTTTATTCTGATTTTTTTGGACAAAATGCGTTGTCGAGTACGCTGGTTTCTAAATTGGCTGCAAAAACGCAATGTAATGTGGTAGGTCTCAGCTGTATCCGACGTGCGAACTTAACCGAGTTTGATGTACATTGTCATCGCCTCCCGGATGAGATTCGCTCAAAAGATGTGCAACAATCAGTGGACTGTTTAAATCAGGAAATTGAAAAAATGATCAGCATTGCGCCAGAACAATATATTTGGTCGTATAAGCGATTTAGAAATGTGGCAGAACAAGACAATATCTACAATGACAACAAATAAACTTATAAACTTATAAACAAAAATAAAGCCCCTCAATCAGGGGCTTTGCCGAAAAATACCAGCGAATATTGAGTACTTAGATCTGAAACCATGATTTAAATGATGGTCATATATTTAAATAGAAACTAAAAGCCTTGCAACGCTGTGAAATATAGCACAGTTTTTTAAAAAACAAAGAAATATATTCAATTATTTCATAAGCTTACCCACAATTTAGTGTTTTCAGTCAAGCAAAACAACATACCTATGTAATAGTGTTTTAAACTGAATTAAATTGTGAGAATGCCGTTATACCTAGCGCTTCAACATGAGTTTTTTCTATATAATGGAACACAACAATGTAGTTTTTTTCACCACCATTAATTTGTATTACAAAGTGCCAAAATTACTTGCCTGAGCCACGCATGTGCCTGATCTGCGTCAAAACGTGGATGCCAAAGTAAAGAGAGCGGAATCGGTTGTAAATCAAAAGGCAATTCAAAACGATATAAGTCGCTACACAATTGATCTGTATACCGTTCAGGTACAGTCGCAATTAAATCGGTGTGCCTCACCAAAGCCAAAGCAGCCGTGAAACTCGCAACAGATATCTGACTTTGGCGAGTTAATTGCATTTTTTTTAAATAGCTATCAATGGGATGAATTTTATTAAAATCGCGCACAACCAGAACATGTTGTGCGGCAATATAAGATTCGATACTCGGCGTAGCCTGACTTATAGAATGACCCATCCGCGCCACACCAATAAAACGATCCTGAAACAAGATACGACTGCGCATATCTAAGCCTGTGGACTGACCAACAACCGTGGTTTCTAAATCAATGCTTCCCTCTCTGAGCCCTTGGTTGTTTTTATTGTGCTTCATCACAAAACGTAGTTCAAAATAAGGTGCATGTACAGCAAGATAACGAATCAGCCTTGGGCCAAAATTTTCTACAAATCCCTCACTACAGCGCAAAGTAAAACAACGCGCTAAGCTTTCAATCTGGGTCGCAGAAACTGGACTTAAAATTTTCTCAATCTGCTCAATCAACGGAAAAATCTCGTGCTGCAAAGCAATGGCTCTTGGTGTTAAACACATTTTTTGGCCAGCCCGGATCAACAAAGGATCTTGCATACTGAGCCTTAAGCGCCCCAATGCACGGCTCATTGCCGATGGACTTAAATTTAAACGCTTTGCAGCTTGGGTAATATTCTGTTCAATCAATAAAGCCTGCAAGGTTCTTAACGAATTATAATCAAGTTTATCAATGGACATGCGCTTGCTTCTCAACCTAATTTTGAGTGATTCGTGTCTGGCAATAATAAAAATAGATAAGCACCTTGATTATTTCACAGCGATCACTGGTTCATTCAAGCGTTTGCTGCATAGCGGATTTGCAGCTAACGCGCCTTCAACGCACAACTTTTTGCTTTTAAACTGCTGATTCTGCCCATTAAATACTCAACTA from Acinetobacter pullicarnis encodes the following:
- a CDS encoding lysophospholipid acyltransferase family protein, with amino-acid sequence MYFIFKFIAFLPLSLLQLFAGWIAIILYQYNSSMKRITQINIKLAYPTLAPQAQQRLIKNSLKSQCRTYVEFVKIWGMPAEYNLSLLAKIHGEQHFTEALANKKGVIVVVLHYGCWELLNSWLSVYSEPVIMYKPNKIKGINRYLLEARQKFKATLVPTDESGIRAIFKTLKQGGLTVILPDHLPKLSGGVYSDFFGQNALSSTLVSKLAAKTQCNVVGLSCIRRANLTEFDVHCHRLPDEIRSKDVQQSVDCLNQEIEKMISIAPEQYIWSYKRFRNVAEQDNIYNDNK
- a CDS encoding LysR family transcriptional regulator, whose product is MSIDKLDYNSLRTLQALLIEQNITQAAKRLNLSPSAMSRALGRLRLSMQDPLLIRAGQKMCLTPRAIALQHEIFPLIEQIEKILSPVSATQIESLARCFTLRCSEGFVENFGPRLIRYLAVHAPYFELRFVMKHNKNNQGLREGSIDLETTVVGQSTGLDMRSRILFQDRFIGVARMGHSISQATPSIESYIAAQHVLVVRDFNKIHPIDSYLKKMQLTRQSQISVASFTAALALVRHTDLIATVPERYTDQLCSDLYRFELPFDLQPIPLSLLWHPRFDADQAHAWLRQVILALCNTN